In a single window of the Actinomycetota bacterium genome:
- a CDS encoding CCA tRNA nucleotidyltransferase gives MTPPRFAPVLAELAPLAERFRAGGHRLFLVGGTVRDLIVGREAGPADFDFDATTDARPEEIKRLLAGWADAIWTQGERFGTIGAKRGERTYEITTHRAEAYHADSRKPDVEFADEIDADLSRRDFTVNAMALELTSDSPELVDPFGGAVDLATGTLRTPLSPQVSFGDDPLRMMRAARFVAGSGLTPVPELVDAVHEMSARLSIVSAERIRDELDKLITVPSPAPGLWFCVDTGLADQFLPELPAMRLEHDPIHRHKDVLTHTLAVVENVRPPNEQPPGRPEFDFRITRLAALLHDIGKPRTRGYLPGKGTTFHHHDAVGARLARKRLTELRYSNDDVDAVTSLVELHLRFHTYSMGWTDSAVRRYVRDAGPYLAELNVLTRCDCTTRNAKKAVMLAERMDDLEARIDALAEREELAAIRPELDGREVMAALGIGPGPVVGEALAHLLEIRLEEGPVGDEEIRRRLEKWWHDRSAG, from the coding sequence GTGACGCCGCCGCGCTTCGCCCCCGTCCTCGCCGAGCTCGCACCGCTTGCCGAGCGCTTCCGCGCCGGTGGTCACCGCCTGTTCCTCGTCGGTGGCACGGTGCGCGACCTGATCGTCGGGCGCGAGGCGGGGCCAGCCGACTTCGACTTCGACGCCACCACCGACGCCCGACCGGAGGAGATCAAGCGGCTGCTCGCCGGCTGGGCAGACGCGATCTGGACCCAGGGCGAGCGCTTCGGCACGATCGGCGCGAAGCGCGGCGAGCGCACCTACGAGATCACCACGCACCGTGCCGAGGCGTACCACGCCGACTCCCGCAAGCCCGACGTCGAGTTCGCCGACGAGATCGACGCCGACCTGTCCCGGCGCGACTTCACCGTGAACGCGATGGCGTTGGAGCTGACGTCGGACTCGCCGGAGCTGGTCGATCCCTTCGGCGGAGCAGTCGACCTGGCCACCGGCACCCTGCGCACGCCGCTCTCGCCCCAAGTGAGCTTCGGCGACGACCCGCTGCGCATGATGCGTGCAGCTCGCTTCGTCGCCGGGAGCGGGCTGACCCCGGTGCCCGAGCTCGTCGACGCCGTGCACGAGATGAGTGCCCGACTGTCGATCGTCTCCGCCGAACGCATCCGTGACGAGCTCGACAAGCTGATCACCGTGCCGAGTCCGGCGCCCGGACTGTGGTTCTGCGTCGACACCGGTCTTGCCGACCAGTTCCTGCCCGAGCTGCCCGCGATGCGCCTCGAGCACGATCCGATCCACCGCCACAAGGACGTGCTCACCCACACGCTGGCCGTGGTCGAGAACGTGCGACCGCCGAACGAGCAGCCTCCCGGCCGGCCCGAGTTCGACTTCCGCATCACGCGCTTGGCCGCCCTGTTGCACGACATCGGCAAACCGCGCACGCGGGGCTACCTGCCCGGCAAGGGCACCACCTTCCACCACCACGATGCGGTCGGCGCGCGCCTGGCCCGCAAGCGGCTCACCGAGCTGCGCTACTCGAACGACGACGTCGATGCCGTCACCTCCCTCGTCGAGCTGCACTTGCGGTTCCACACGTACTCGATGGGTTGGACCGACAGTGCCGTGCGGCGCTACGTGCGCGACGCCGGCCCGTACCTCGCCGAGCTGAACGTGCTGACCCGCTGCGACTGCACCACGCGCAACGCGAAGAAGGCGGTGATGCTTGCCGAGCGCATGGACGATCTGGAGGCGCGCATCGACGCGCTCGCGGAGCGTGAGGAGCTGGCCGCGATCCGTCCCGAGCTGGACGGCCGTGAGGTGATGGCCGCGCTCGGCATCGGGCCCGGGCCGGTGGTCGGTGAGGCGCTCGCGCACCTGCTGGAGATCCGCCTCGAAGAGGGTCCGGTCGGTGACGAAGAGATCCGCCGTCGTCTCGAAAAGTGGTGGCACGACCGCTCTGCGGGGTAG
- a CDS encoding histone deacetylase — MLFTTHEAFLDHLTGPFHPERPERLGAVVDASRAAGVADALVPLVPEPAERADLERVHSASHIDAVERTIAAGGGRLDPDTVASPGSWNAALLAAGAGLSAARALERGEADAAFCAVRPPGHHATPGQAMGFCLFSNVAVVAAWLAERGERVAVVDYDAHHGNGTQDAFYGDPRVLYVSLHQWPLYPGTGSAREMGEGAGFGATLNVPMPAGSTGDAYLGAMDRLVLPVISDFEPTWLVVSAGFDAHRADPLTDLGLSSGDFALITRRLLATVRPGRRLVVLEGGYDLDALRDSTAAVLAELAGVGHDPEPPTSGGPGHTSVDAVRARWAEAGLL; from the coding sequence GTGCTCTTCACGACCCACGAGGCCTTCTTGGACCACCTGACGGGCCCGTTCCACCCCGAGCGCCCCGAGCGCCTGGGTGCAGTGGTCGACGCATCGCGCGCGGCCGGCGTCGCGGACGCGTTGGTGCCTCTCGTCCCCGAGCCCGCCGAGCGTGCCGATCTCGAACGTGTGCACTCCGCTTCCCACATCGACGCCGTCGAGCGCACGATCGCCGCTGGCGGCGGCCGCCTCGACCCCGACACGGTCGCGTCCCCCGGCTCGTGGAACGCGGCGCTGCTCGCGGCCGGCGCGGGGTTGAGTGCCGCGCGGGCCTTGGAGCGCGGTGAGGCCGACGCGGCGTTCTGCGCAGTGCGCCCGCCCGGGCACCACGCCACTCCCGGCCAGGCTATGGGCTTCTGCCTCTTCTCCAACGTCGCCGTCGTCGCCGCCTGGCTCGCGGAGCGCGGCGAGAGGGTGGCCGTCGTCGACTACGACGCTCACCACGGCAACGGCACCCAGGACGCGTTCTACGGCGACCCGCGGGTGCTGTACGTCTCGCTGCACCAGTGGCCGCTGTACCCGGGCACGGGCTCCGCGCGCGAGATGGGCGAGGGCGCGGGTTTCGGCGCCACGCTCAACGTGCCGATGCCGGCAGGCAGCACCGGCGACGCGTACCTCGGGGCGATGGACCGCCTAGTGCTGCCGGTGATCTCCGATTTCGAGCCGACCTGGCTCGTCGTCTCCGCCGGGTTCGACGCGCATCGCGCCGACCCGCTGACCGACCTCGGTCTTTCGAGTGGGGACTTCGCGCTCATCACCCGGCGGTTGCTGGCGACTGTGCGGCCCGGTCGGAGGCTGGTCGTGCTCGAGGGCGGCTACGACCTCGACGCCCTGCGTGACTCGACGGCCGCGGTGCTCGCCGAGCTCGCCGGCGTCGGTCACGATCCCGAGCCGCCGACGAGCGGCGGGCCGGGACACACCTCGGTCGACGCCGTGCGGGCCAGGTGGGCCGAGGCCGGCCTGTTGTGA
- a CDS encoding EAL domain-containing protein → MAEGSGESVEVDAYPRAGPAGEATWRPRVVSGVAWGIGLALLAALLHAWPWLRVGGDIWSWNTEINVIEIVLPTTATAMLAWRWWTDRTLGWLLLTVGTGCWALGQLGWTVLELIGSTASPSLNDAFFVVWPILTCIGLVQLGIDRSRRGAQLVLIAEAMLVAVGAGFVVWVLFLLPGIEETGPASIIEQVLLAYLPMSSLVVAATALLLRMGSSSPALTAACLGALSNAVADAILSSDLDQRRLLTYFGAHIGWLLGFVLMGAASRLPLAPPRSVSVRPTKARLLLVWMPAAAALLVAAYHLGPGGGELDPVSVGLTVTGAMLIVVVQVVGWREVGRMSVQLEENYRQLADTEHELRSVVDSIADTVVVIGLDARIRSVNLQAEELLKMGAPELVGRHFGSLIPHSARAQVAEVWQRVLDGAAQLDKPVFPVVTGTGTVLHVEANAALDRVQRERVVLTLRDVTDRVEAQTALQRAQERFRVAFHSAPTGMAIVRPEDGMLVEVNDRFAEIFRQRADELTGTPMGRLLHPDEQPITTEASIERRFVRSNGTVLWAASSLAVTEDTFGQPMLIVHVQDVTNQKAAAEQLSWSATHDEVTGLANRAHFLEHLQRAADSPGPTGLAVLFLDLDRFKVVNDSLGHATGDDLLRVMAARLRAAVRDGDVVARFGGDEFTVLLRDVDPALAAEVAERIRSSLSLPVTLGDAELDVSASVGVVIVSPQMLQDQTMDADDLVRDADAAMYRAKDHGRNRVEHFTPETRVATLHLLHTGNELRHGIERGEIVPYYQPIIDLASGRLKGYEVVARWRHPERGLLLPAEFLGVAEDRGLIGPLGEAVMRAALAQLARWRNELPQLGPLTIGVNLSARQLGDRRLVDTIGQALAETGVPADCLWLELTETALMSDVRSATVALRELRGLGLHLAVDDFGTGYSSLTYLKRFPVEALKVDRSFVAGLGLDPDDSTIVEAVVRLGSSLGLATIAEGVETPLQLGHLRDMGCEQAQGFLFGRPRPASMLEPFAATY, encoded by the coding sequence ATGGCGGAAGGATCGGGCGAGTCAGTCGAAGTCGACGCGTACCCACGCGCAGGACCGGCTGGGGAGGCGACGTGGCGTCCTCGCGTCGTTTCTGGGGTCGCGTGGGGCATCGGCCTCGCGCTCCTGGCCGCGCTGTTGCACGCCTGGCCGTGGCTGCGCGTCGGGGGCGACATCTGGAGCTGGAACACCGAGATCAACGTGATCGAGATCGTCCTGCCGACGACGGCGACGGCGATGCTCGCGTGGCGGTGGTGGACCGATCGCACGCTCGGCTGGCTGTTGCTGACGGTCGGCACCGGATGCTGGGCTCTCGGGCAGTTGGGCTGGACGGTGCTCGAGCTGATCGGCAGCACCGCTTCACCTTCGCTGAACGACGCGTTCTTCGTCGTCTGGCCGATCCTCACTTGCATCGGACTGGTGCAGCTCGGGATCGACCGTTCCCGGCGCGGGGCTCAGCTCGTGCTGATCGCGGAGGCGATGCTCGTTGCCGTCGGGGCCGGCTTCGTCGTATGGGTGCTCTTCCTGCTGCCGGGGATCGAAGAGACCGGCCCGGCGTCGATCATCGAACAGGTGCTGCTCGCCTACCTGCCGATGTCGAGCCTGGTGGTCGCCGCCACCGCGCTGTTGCTGCGGATGGGATCGAGCTCGCCGGCCCTCACCGCTGCATGCCTCGGAGCGCTGTCCAACGCCGTGGCGGATGCGATCTTGTCGAGCGACCTCGACCAGCGCCGCCTGCTTACGTACTTCGGTGCCCACATCGGGTGGCTGCTCGGCTTCGTGTTGATGGGCGCGGCCTCGCGGCTGCCGCTCGCTCCCCCGCGCAGCGTGTCGGTACGACCGACGAAGGCACGGTTGCTGCTCGTCTGGATGCCGGCTGCAGCGGCCCTGCTGGTGGCCGCTTATCACCTCGGTCCCGGTGGCGGTGAGCTCGACCCCGTATCGGTCGGGTTGACGGTCACGGGGGCGATGCTCATCGTCGTCGTGCAGGTGGTCGGGTGGCGAGAGGTCGGCCGGATGTCGGTGCAGCTCGAGGAGAACTACCGCCAGCTCGCGGACACCGAGCACGAGCTGCGCTCGGTCGTCGACAGCATCGCCGACACGGTCGTCGTCATCGGTCTCGACGCGCGGATCCGCAGCGTCAACCTCCAGGCGGAGGAGCTCTTGAAGATGGGCGCGCCCGAACTGGTCGGGCGCCACTTCGGCAGCCTGATCCCGCACAGCGCGCGCGCGCAGGTGGCCGAGGTGTGGCAGCGCGTCCTCGATGGTGCCGCCCAGCTGGACAAACCGGTCTTCCCGGTGGTGACCGGCACCGGCACGGTGCTGCACGTCGAGGCGAACGCTGCGCTCGACCGCGTGCAGCGCGAGCGCGTCGTGCTGACGTTGCGCGACGTCACCGACCGGGTCGAGGCGCAGACCGCGCTCCAGCGTGCGCAGGAGAGGTTCCGGGTGGCGTTCCACTCGGCACCGACGGGCATGGCCATCGTGCGTCCCGAGGACGGGATGCTGGTGGAGGTCAACGACCGCTTCGCCGAGATCTTCCGCCAGCGGGCGGACGAACTGACCGGCACCCCGATGGGACGGCTGTTGCATCCCGACGAGCAGCCGATCACGACCGAGGCCAGCATCGAGCGGCGCTTCGTGCGCAGCAACGGCACCGTGCTCTGGGCAGCATCGTCGCTCGCGGTGACGGAGGACACCTTCGGTCAGCCGATGCTGATCGTGCACGTCCAAGACGTCACCAACCAGAAGGCGGCGGCCGAGCAGCTCAGTTGGTCGGCGACCCACGACGAGGTGACCGGGCTCGCCAACCGAGCACATTTCCTGGAGCACCTCCAGCGCGCCGCCGATTCGCCGGGCCCGACCGGGTTGGCGGTGCTGTTCTTGGACCTCGACCGCTTCAAGGTGGTGAACGACAGCCTCGGCCATGCCACCGGCGACGATCTGCTGCGGGTGATGGCGGCCAGGCTGCGGGCCGCCGTGCGCGACGGCGACGTGGTGGCGCGCTTTGGCGGTGACGAGTTCACCGTGCTGTTGCGCGACGTCGACCCGGCGCTCGCCGCCGAGGTGGCCGAACGGATTCGCTCCAGCCTCTCGTTGCCGGTGACGCTCGGGGACGCCGAGCTGGACGTGTCCGCGAGCGTGGGGGTCGTCATCGTCTCGCCCCAGATGCTGCAGGACCAGACGATGGACGCCGACGACCTGGTGCGTGACGCGGACGCCGCGATGTATCGGGCGAAGGACCACGGACGCAACCGGGTCGAGCACTTCACCCCGGAGACGCGGGTGGCAACTCTGCACCTGCTGCACACCGGCAACGAGCTGCGCCACGGCATCGAACGCGGCGAGATCGTGCCCTACTACCAGCCGATCATCGATCTCGCGAGCGGGCGCCTGAAGGGCTACGAGGTCGTCGCCAGGTGGCGCCACCCCGAGCGGGGGCTGTTGCTGCCCGCCGAGTTCCTCGGCGTCGCGGAGGACAGGGGGCTGATCGGCCCGCTCGGCGAAGCGGTGATGCGCGCTGCGCTGGCCCAGCTCGCCAGGTGGCGCAACGAGCTGCCCCAGCTCGGGCCGTTGACGATCGGGGTGAACCTCTCAGCACGCCAGCTCGGTGACCGGCGGCTCGTCGACACGATCGGGCAGGCACTCGCCGAGACCGGTGTCCCCGCCGACTGCCTGTGGCTCGAGCTCACCGAGACGGCGCTGATGTCCGACGTCCGCTCGGCCACCGTCGCGCTGCGTGAGCTGCGCGGCCTCGGCCTGCACCTGGCCGTCGACGACTTCGGCACCGGCTACTCCTCCCTCACGTACCTGAAGCGCTTCCCCGTAGAGGCGTTGAAGGTCGACCGCAGCTTCGTCGCCGGGCTCGGCCTGGACCCCGACGACTCGACGATCGTCGAGGCAGTCGTGCGCCTCGGCAGCTCGCTCGGGCTCGCGACCATCGCCGAGGGCGTCGAGACCCCGCTGCAGCTTGGCCACCTGCGCGACATGGGCTGCGAGCAGGCCCAGGGCTTCCTGTTCGGCAGGCCGCGACCGGCGTCGATGCTGGAGCCCTTCGCGGCGACCTACTGA
- a CDS encoding serine/threonine protein kinase, whose amino-acid sequence MAEVWLATDTALARQVAVKILKPALAADPVVAERFRREAVAVASLTHPNIVAVYDAVEDAGRQAVVMQFVRGKSLRQLLDEQRRLSPELTVHIGCAVAAALDAAHQAGLVHRDVKPANVLVTPDGLVLLTDFGIAKALDTSDGDLTSENVMMGTAKYLSPEQVRGRRLDGRADLYSLGLVMYECLAGRVPFLGESDADTALSRLQRDPTDLTRLRPTLPRGLTEVVHRLLAREPADRYATGAEVKAALQRGLDRSVGPPPPGEGANDAATPTGTRTPTRFIRPPGSATADSQATPAAAAARRPARDSTPPSGDTRRGVPARGLQQRWGPSLYVVGGLMLAALVAGLLLWASIARDSGDPAATTIPGGPGATTGDSVAGDSSAAGPAPVGLTVIGATAFDPDGDGEENDEQVQRVLDGDSSTGWSTLCYESQYLGAKGGVGVVLELSEPTVAQIAVDVTSAPWSLQIHTASDAIPDSIEGWGAELATDYSTEPGQLLATSAGPVRYVLALLRELGPDEGCSEDHPYRGRISGIQVTPAP is encoded by the coding sequence ATGGCCGAGGTGTGGCTGGCCACCGACACCGCCCTCGCGCGGCAGGTGGCGGTGAAGATCTTGAAGCCTGCGCTCGCGGCCGACCCTGTCGTCGCCGAGCGCTTCCGCCGTGAAGCGGTTGCCGTCGCCAGCCTGACCCACCCGAACATCGTCGCCGTCTACGACGCGGTGGAAGACGCCGGCCGCCAGGCCGTGGTGATGCAGTTCGTCCGCGGCAAATCACTGCGCCAGTTGCTCGACGAGCAGCGCCGGCTGTCACCAGAGCTCACGGTGCACATCGGGTGCGCGGTCGCGGCCGCGCTCGACGCCGCCCACCAGGCCGGGCTCGTGCACCGCGACGTGAAGCCGGCAAACGTGCTCGTCACGCCCGACGGGCTGGTGCTGCTCACCGACTTCGGCATCGCGAAGGCGCTCGACACCAGCGACGGCGATCTCACCAGCGAGAACGTCATGATGGGAACCGCGAAGTACCTCTCGCCCGAGCAGGTGCGCGGGCGGCGCTTGGACGGCCGGGCCGATCTGTACTCGCTCGGTCTCGTGATGTACGAGTGCCTCGCCGGGCGTGTGCCGTTTCTCGGCGAGAGCGACGCCGACACCGCCCTTTCGAGGCTGCAGCGCGACCCGACCGACCTGACGCGACTGCGCCCGACGCTGCCGCGTGGGTTGACCGAGGTGGTCCACCGGCTTCTCGCGCGTGAGCCTGCCGACCGCTACGCGACCGGCGCCGAGGTGAAGGCCGCGCTCCAGCGAGGTCTCGATCGTTCGGTCGGGCCGCCCCCGCCAGGCGAGGGTGCGAACGACGCGGCCACGCCGACGGGCACCCGCACCCCGACGCGGTTCATCCGTCCGCCGGGGAGCGCCACCGCGGACAGTCAGGCCACACCCGCCGCGGCCGCGGCGCGCAGGCCGGCGCGCGACTCGACACCGCCCTCGGGTGACACCCGCCGCGGTGTGCCCGCGCGTGGCCTGCAGCAACGCTGGGGTCCGTCGTTGTACGTGGTCGGCGGGCTGATGCTCGCCGCGCTCGTCGCCGGGCTGCTCCTCTGGGCGTCCATCGCGAGGGACAGCGGCGATCCCGCCGCCACCACCATCCCGGGAGGTCCCGGCGCGACGACCGGTGACAGCGTGGCCGGCGACTCCTCTGCTGCGGGGCCGGCGCCCGTCGGCCTGACGGTGATCGGCGCCACCGCGTTCGATCCCGACGGCGACGGCGAGGAGAACGACGAACAGGTGCAGCGCGTCCTCGACGGCGACTCCTCCACCGGCTGGTCGACGCTTTGCTACGAGTCGCAGTACCTCGGCGCCAAAGGTGGGGTGGGCGTGGTGCTCGAGCTCAGCGAGCCGACCGTGGCCCAGATCGCCGTCGACGTCACGAGTGCACCGTGGAGCCTGCAGATCCACACCGCCTCCGACGCGATCCCCGACTCGATCGAAGGGTGGGGAGCAGAGCTGGCCACCGACTACTCGACCGAGCCCGGCCAGCTGCTCGCCACCTCGGCGGGGCCGGTGCGCTACGTGCTGGCACTGCTGCGTGAGCTCGGCCCCGACGAAGGCTGCAGCGAAGACCACCCCTACCGCGGACGCATCTCGGGCATCCAGGTGACCCCTGCGCCGTAG
- the trxA gene encoding thioredoxin produces the protein MADGIAALTATTFDETVNSSDLPVIVDFWAEWCGPCKMIAPILAEIAQEHEGKLRVAKLNVDDHGEIAMRYNVMSIPTLLVFHGGEMRKRLVGAKGKGQLLQELEEFLPSSR, from the coding sequence ATGGCCGACGGAATCGCGGCGCTCACCGCAACCACCTTCGACGAGACGGTCAACTCATCTGATCTACCCGTCATCGTCGACTTCTGGGCTGAATGGTGCGGCCCCTGCAAGATGATCGCCCCGATCCTGGCCGAGATCGCGCAGGAGCACGAGGGCAAGCTGCGCGTCGCCAAGCTGAACGTCGACGATCACGGCGAGATCGCGATGCGCTACAACGTGATGAGCATCCCGACGCTGCTCGTCTTCCACGGTGGTGAGATGCGCAAGCGCCTCGTCGGTGCCAAGGGCAAGGGACAGCTGTTGCAGGAGCTTGAGGAGTTCCTGCCATCTTCCCGCTGA
- the trxB gene encoding thioredoxin-disulfide reductase, with the protein MSDHHRRLVIIGSGPAGLTAAIYAARANLAPLVIEGEPSSTSDQPGGQLMLTTEVENFPGFPEGILGPELMSRFKEQAARFGAEFLTAKATKVDFTGQPLRVHVRDEVYPADAVIVAAGAQSLMLGLEAEQRLIGHGLSTCATCDGFFFRGKEIAVVGGGDSAIEEALFLTKFADKVTLIHRRDELRASKIMQDRAFTNPKIVMRWNTVVTDLIGTDQLEGLHLRDTVSGASQTLAVAGLFIAIGHRPNTDVFKGVLDMEDSGYLITRPDSTYTNIPGVFACGDVRDHVYRQAITAAGSGCMAAIDAERWLESRHG; encoded by the coding sequence GTGAGCGATCACCATCGCCGACTCGTCATCATCGGCTCCGGTCCGGCTGGGCTCACCGCCGCCATCTACGCCGCCCGGGCCAACCTCGCGCCGCTCGTGATCGAAGGTGAGCCTTCGAGCACCTCTGACCAGCCCGGCGGGCAGCTGATGCTGACCACGGAGGTGGAGAACTTCCCCGGGTTTCCAGAGGGCATCCTCGGCCCGGAGCTGATGAGCCGGTTCAAGGAGCAGGCGGCGCGCTTTGGCGCCGAGTTCCTCACCGCCAAGGCGACCAAGGTCGACTTCACGGGCCAACCGCTGCGGGTGCACGTGCGTGACGAGGTGTACCCCGCCGACGCGGTCATCGTCGCCGCCGGCGCGCAGAGCCTCATGCTCGGCCTCGAGGCCGAACAACGCCTGATCGGCCACGGGTTGTCGACGTGTGCCACTTGTGACGGCTTTTTCTTCCGCGGCAAGGAGATCGCCGTCGTCGGCGGTGGTGACTCCGCCATCGAAGAGGCGCTGTTCCTCACCAAGTTCGCCGACAAGGTCACGCTCATCCACCGCCGTGACGAGCTGCGGGCGTCGAAGATCATGCAGGACCGCGCCTTCACCAATCCGAAGATCGTGATGCGCTGGAACACCGTCGTCACCGACCTGATCGGCACCGACCAGCTCGAGGGCCTGCACCTGCGCGACACCGTGTCCGGAGCGTCGCAGACGCTGGCCGTGGCCGGGCTGTTCATCGCGATCGGCCACCGCCCCAACACCGACGTCTTCAAGGGCGTCCTCGACATGGAGGACTCGGGCTACCTGATCACCCGGCCCGACTCCACGTACACGAACATCCCCGGCGTCTTCGCCTGTGGCGACGTGAGGGACCACGTGTACCGCCAGGCGATCACGGCCGCCGGTTCCGGGTGCATGGCCGCGATCGACGCCGAGCGCTGGCTCGAGTCACGCCACGGCTGA
- a CDS encoding sigma-70 family RNA polymerase sigma factor, with the protein MPADDAHLVSAACAGDRGAADELLRRHLPRVHAVCRRLLGNEADAADATQEALIAIVRGLPRFDGRSAFGTWVYRVATNAALDELRRRQRRPQLVRDPADWSSGRTEPADPGAEADADAFDDRDRLVPALGALREEYRVAVVLRDVADLDYAEIAEILGVPPGTVRSRIARGRAQLADALGNQTAGQLRPTDDHD; encoded by the coding sequence ATGCCAGCAGACGACGCGCACCTCGTATCCGCGGCGTGTGCTGGCGACCGAGGCGCCGCAGACGAGCTTCTGCGGCGGCACCTCCCCCGTGTGCACGCCGTGTGCCGGCGTTTGCTCGGCAACGAGGCCGACGCCGCCGACGCCACCCAAGAAGCCCTCATCGCCATCGTCCGCGGGCTGCCGCGCTTCGACGGCCGTTCGGCGTTCGGCACCTGGGTGTACCGCGTGGCGACGAACGCCGCGCTCGATGAGCTCCGCCGCCGGCAGCGCCGGCCCCAGCTCGTTCGCGACCCCGCCGACTGGTCGAGTGGGCGCACCGAGCCGGCAGATCCCGGCGCCGAAGCGGACGCAGACGCGTTCGACGATCGCGACAGGCTGGTACCCGCGCTCGGCGCCCTGCGCGAGGAGTACCGCGTAGCGGTGGTGCTGCGAGACGTCGCCGACCTGGACTACGCCGAGATCGCCGAGATCCTCGGCGTGCCCCCGGGCACGGTTCGTTCACGCATCGCCCGCGGCCGCGCCCAGCTCGCCGATGCCCTCGGGAACCAGACAGCAGGCCAGCTGCGTCCAACCGACGATCATGACTGA
- a CDS encoding DegV family protein, whose product MTVRIVTDSGCDLPQAVADELGIDVVPLYIRFGDEEFVDREELSTAEFWARCATSPELPATAAPSPGRFESSMRRLAAEGASGIVVVSLSGALSATLQSAELASAAVSAEVPVRTVDSRSVSMGLGMIAVACARRAREGASLDEVEALAHALASRTKVWGALDTLDNLKKGGRIGGAKALVASVLSIKPIIEVRDGEVAEGGRQRTRAKALAFLVDKVAEYSSIENLAVLHAACDDADEFVERLKVVHSGEIVVGEIGAVIGTHAGRGTIGVAFQTR is encoded by the coding sequence ATGACCGTCCGCATCGTCACCGACAGCGGCTGCGACCTGCCCCAAGCCGTAGCCGACGAGCTCGGCATCGACGTCGTCCCGCTCTACATCCGCTTCGGCGACGAGGAGTTCGTCGATCGGGAAGAGCTGTCCACGGCCGAGTTCTGGGCCCGCTGCGCGACCTCACCGGAGCTCCCCGCCACGGCAGCGCCGTCGCCGGGCCGTTTCGAGTCGTCGATGCGCCGACTCGCCGCCGAGGGCGCGTCGGGAATCGTCGTCGTGTCGCTGTCGGGCGCGCTGTCGGCCACGCTGCAGAGCGCGGAGCTCGCCTCCGCCGCGGTTTCTGCGGAGGTGCCGGTGCGCACGGTCGACAGTCGCTCGGTGTCGATGGGTCTCGGCATGATCGCCGTCGCCTGCGCCCGGCGGGCCCGTGAGGGCGCGTCGCTCGACGAGGTCGAAGCGCTGGCCCACGCGCTCGCCTCACGCACCAAGGTGTGGGGCGCCCTCGACACCCTCGACAACCTGAAGAAGGGCGGCCGCATCGGCGGCGCGAAGGCCCTCGTCGCCTCGGTGCTGTCGATCAAGCCGATCATCGAGGTGCGCGACGGCGAGGTGGCCGAGGGCGGCAGGCAGCGCACCCGCGCCAAGGCACTCGCCTTCTTGGTGGACAAGGTGGCCGAGTACTCCAGCATCGAGAACCTCGCCGTGCTGCATGCCGCCTGCGACGACGCCGACGAGTTCGTCGAGAGGCTGAAGGTGGTTCACTCGGGTGAGATCGTCGTCGGAGAGATCGGCGCGGTGATCGGCACGCACGCCGGACGCGGCACGATCGGCGTCGCGTTCCAGACACGCTGA
- a CDS encoding GNAT family N-acetyltransferase yields the protein MGRVGTRRRALRGGDVVTAAAIDQAAFGEEWGLDPAGIEDAQAATPTHRTRFALDRHGEPSGYAITGRSRRRGFVQRLAVLPDHQREGLGRALVVDALRWLRRWHVETVMVNTHRDNLAALALYAALGFEPVDSELVVLALAG from the coding sequence TTGGGCCGAGTCGGCACGCGCCGGCGGGCGTTGCGCGGCGGCGACGTAGTCACCGCGGCCGCCATCGACCAGGCGGCCTTCGGCGAGGAGTGGGGCCTCGACCCGGCCGGAATCGAAGACGCCCAGGCGGCGACCCCCACCCACCGGACGCGCTTCGCCCTCGACCGCCACGGCGAGCCGAGTGGATACGCGATCACCGGGCGGAGCCGTCGGCGCGGCTTCGTCCAACGCCTCGCGGTGCTGCCCGACCACCAGCGGGAGGGCCTCGGGAGGGCTCTCGTCGTCGACGCCTTGCGCTGGCTGCGCCGCTGGCACGTCGAGACGGTGATGGTGAACACACACCGCGACAATCTCGCCGCGCTCGCCCTCTACGCCGCCCTCGGCTTCGAGCCTGTCGACTCCGAGCTCGTCGTGCTCGCCCTGGCCGGGTGA